One Streptomyces fagopyri DNA window includes the following coding sequences:
- a CDS encoding sacsin N-terminal ATP-binding-like domain-containing protein, translating to MSKFVQPAPEGADPFGTARLRRGVVDAWATSPARFREDANAEEDLVLGGYRDRLLVELAQNAADAAARAGVPGRLRLTLRDGVLVAANTGAPLDATGVESLSTLRASAKRDAHDTAVGRFGVGFAAVVAVTDEPAVVGRHGGIRWSLAEARELAADTARHSPGLGDEIRRRDGHVPLLRLPFAAEGTAPDPYDTAVILPLRDTAAEDLAERLLRGLDDALLLALPGLAEVVVEIGDAGTGGAEVRTLRRRTEEHGVTLEDSRDGTTRWRTVSHHGPLDPALLADRPVEERLRPHWSVTWAVPVDTDGTPGRPRTSPVVHAPTPSDEPLGVPALLIASLPLDTSRRHAAPGPLTDFLVERAADAYAELLAAWSPVDSGIIDLVPGPLGKGELDGVLRRAILDRLPRTAFLPPAAPPESGGPDAEADWPESSAAEHPAALRPRDAEVVEGAGAETVRVLAEVLPSLLPAGLERRVELRTLGVVRVPLADAVDRLAGLEKDPGWWWRLYESLAGVDPDRLSGLPVPLADGRTAVGPRQILLPGSDDMRAAAPDTLARLGLKVAHPDAAHPLLEKLGALPATPRAVLTTPQVRAAVAASLDDEGSGWDEEAPDTEEVAELVLALVRDAALEPGDEPWLGALALPDEEGELAPAGELVLPGSPFAQVMREDELAFVDSELAERWGEQPLAACGVLANFTLVRATDVVLDPDELEPRDSDFAEPDDAGLLDAVDVWCEDVLDRLPDTPVPPVATEIVAVRDLDLVDDERWPQALALLSRPPLRDALTQPVRVLLPDGTHEIVRPYSAWWLRGHPVLDGRHPAGLLAAGGDPLLRGLYDEADATGFDDEQVLRALGVRTSVAALLDEPGGAAELLERLADPDREVSGAQLHALYGALAELDPERVTLPDELRAVLDGRVTVVDAADAVVVDSPDLLPFTGGMPLLPVRPSRAADLAELFQVRRLSESVTGEVTSEGTEHDVPESVRVLLGPSALASYVEHGELVVDGTELDWRRTRDGVLHASTLEGVAAGLAWAAGQWPRRFEVAALLEDPSRTGEMARDRWFD from the coding sequence GTGAGCAAGTTCGTGCAACCGGCACCCGAGGGCGCGGACCCGTTCGGCACGGCCCGCCTGCGCCGCGGCGTGGTGGACGCCTGGGCCACCAGCCCGGCCCGGTTCCGCGAGGACGCCAACGCCGAGGAGGACCTCGTCCTCGGCGGATACCGCGACCGCCTCCTCGTCGAGCTGGCCCAGAACGCCGCCGACGCGGCCGCCCGCGCCGGGGTGCCCGGCCGCCTGCGGCTCACCCTGCGCGACGGGGTCCTCGTCGCCGCCAACACCGGCGCCCCCCTCGACGCGACCGGCGTCGAGTCGCTCTCCACCCTCCGCGCCTCCGCCAAGCGCGACGCGCACGACACCGCCGTCGGCCGCTTCGGCGTCGGCTTCGCCGCGGTCGTCGCGGTCACCGACGAGCCCGCCGTGGTCGGCCGCCACGGCGGAATCCGCTGGTCCCTCGCCGAGGCCCGCGAACTGGCGGCGGACACCGCCCGCCACAGCCCGGGACTGGGCGACGAGATCCGCCGCCGTGACGGCCATGTGCCACTGCTGCGGCTGCCGTTCGCGGCCGAGGGCACCGCCCCCGACCCGTACGACACCGCCGTCATCCTGCCGCTGCGGGACACCGCCGCCGAGGATCTCGCCGAACGCCTGCTGCGCGGGCTCGACGACGCGCTCCTGCTCGCCCTGCCCGGCCTGGCGGAGGTGGTCGTGGAGATCGGCGACGCCGGCACGGGCGGCGCCGAGGTACGGACGCTGCGCCGCAGGACCGAGGAGCACGGGGTCACCCTGGAGGACTCCCGGGACGGCACCACCCGCTGGCGCACGGTCTCCCACCACGGCCCCCTGGACCCCGCCCTCCTCGCCGATCGTCCGGTCGAGGAGCGGCTGCGTCCGCACTGGTCGGTGACCTGGGCCGTCCCGGTCGACACCGACGGCACCCCGGGCCGCCCCCGCACCAGCCCGGTCGTGCACGCGCCGACCCCCAGCGACGAGCCCCTCGGCGTCCCCGCCCTGCTGATCGCCTCCCTGCCGCTCGACACCAGCCGGCGCCACGCCGCCCCGGGCCCCCTCACCGACTTCCTGGTGGAGCGCGCGGCGGACGCGTACGCGGAACTGCTCGCCGCCTGGAGCCCGGTGGACTCGGGGATCATCGACCTGGTGCCGGGCCCGCTCGGCAAGGGAGAGCTGGACGGAGTCCTGCGCCGCGCGATCCTCGACCGGCTGCCGCGCACCGCCTTCCTGCCGCCGGCCGCCCCGCCGGAGAGCGGCGGCCCGGACGCCGAAGCCGACTGGCCCGAGAGCAGCGCGGCGGAGCACCCGGCGGCCCTGCGGCCCCGTGACGCCGAGGTCGTCGAGGGCGCCGGCGCCGAGACCGTCCGGGTGCTCGCCGAGGTGCTGCCCAGCCTGCTGCCCGCCGGCCTGGAGCGCCGGGTGGAGCTCCGGACGCTGGGCGTCGTCCGCGTACCGCTCGCCGATGCCGTGGACCGGCTGGCCGGACTGGAGAAGGACCCGGGCTGGTGGTGGCGGCTGTACGAGAGCCTGGCCGGGGTCGACCCGGACCGGCTGTCCGGGCTGCCGGTGCCGCTCGCCGACGGCCGGACGGCGGTGGGGCCCCGGCAGATCCTGCTGCCGGGCTCCGACGACATGCGGGCCGCCGCCCCCGACACCCTCGCCCGCCTCGGCCTCAAGGTCGCCCACCCGGACGCCGCCCACCCGCTGCTGGAGAAGCTCGGTGCCCTCCCGGCCACTCCCCGCGCGGTCCTCACCACCCCGCAGGTGCGCGCGGCCGTCGCCGCCTCGCTCGACGACGAGGGGAGCGGCTGGGACGAGGAGGCACCGGACACCGAGGAGGTGGCGGAACTGGTCCTCGCCCTGGTCCGCGACGCCGCGCTCGAACCCGGCGACGAGCCGTGGCTCGGCGCCCTCGCCCTGCCGGACGAGGAGGGTGAACTCGCTCCCGCCGGTGAACTGGTGCTGCCCGGAAGCCCGTTCGCGCAGGTCATGCGCGAGGACGAACTCGCTTTCGTCGACTCGGAGTTGGCCGAGCGGTGGGGTGAGCAGCCGCTCGCCGCCTGTGGTGTGCTGGCCAACTTCACCCTGGTGCGCGCCACCGACGTGGTGCTCGACCCGGACGAACTGGAGCCCCGCGACTCCGACTTCGCCGAACCCGACGACGCGGGGCTGCTGGACGCCGTCGACGTGTGGTGCGAGGACGTCCTCGACCGGCTGCCCGACACCCCCGTACCGCCCGTCGCCACCGAGATCGTCGCGGTACGGGACCTGGACCTGGTGGACGACGAGCGGTGGCCGCAGGCGCTCGCGCTGCTGTCCCGGCCGCCGCTGCGCGACGCGCTGACCCAGCCGGTGCGCGTCCTGCTCCCGGACGGCACCCACGAGATCGTCCGGCCGTACTCCGCCTGGTGGCTGCGCGGCCATCCCGTCCTGGACGGGCGCCACCCGGCCGGGCTGCTCGCCGCGGGCGGCGACCCGCTCCTGCGCGGGCTGTACGACGAGGCCGACGCGACCGGTTTCGACGACGAGCAGGTGCTGCGGGCGCTGGGCGTCCGCACGTCCGTCGCCGCGCTGCTGGACGAGCCCGGGGGCGCCGCCGAGCTCCTGGAACGTCTCGCCGACCCCGACCGCGAGGTCTCAGGCGCCCAACTGCACGCCCTGTACGGCGCTCTGGCCGAGCTGGATCCCGAGCGCGTGACCCTGCCGGACGAGCTGCGCGCCGTGCTGGACGGACGGGTCACCGTCGTGGACGCGGCCGACGCCGTGGTCGTCGATTCGCCGGACCTGCTGCCCTTCACCGGCGGCATGCCCCTGCTCCCCGTCCGCCCGTCCCGCGCCGCCGACCTCGCCGAGCTGTTCCAGGTGCGGCGCCTGAGCGAGTCGGTGACCGGCGAGGTGACCTCCGAGGGCACCGAGCACGACGTGCCGGAGTCCGTACGGGTCCTGCTGGGCCCCTCGGCCCTCGCGTCCTACGTCGAACACGGGGAACTCGTCGTGGACGGCACCGAACTGGACTGGCGCCGCACCCGGGACGGGGTGCTGCACGCCTCCACCCTGGAGGGCGTCGCGGCGGGCCTCGCCTGGGCGGCCGGTCAGTGGCCGCGCCGCTTCGAGGTCGCCGCCCTCCTGGAGGACCCGTCCCGCACCGGGGAGATGGCCCGGGACCGCTGGTTCGACTGA
- a CDS encoding ribbon-helix-helix protein, CopG family, with translation MGTSVLSLRIDGELLDRLRDHAAKRGMSVQDYVVRTLIRDDFDERFQTAVDETEKFYGVT, from the coding sequence ATGGGGACCAGTGTGCTCAGCCTGCGGATAGACGGGGAGCTGCTCGACCGGCTCCGGGACCATGCCGCCAAACGCGGAATGAGCGTCCAGGACTATGTCGTCCGGACGCTCATTCGCGATGACTTCGACGAGCGGTTCCAGACCGCCGTCGACGAGACGGAGAAGTTCTACGGGGTCACGTGA
- a CDS encoding DUF2530 domain-containing protein, translating into MAKWTPKHEAPEPLEGPVVATITGGTILWFVLFLVQLPFYGWYDDHGHTWWLWTCLAGAGLGLIGVWYVRGRDAAIKRAAAAGTGPSSTAAE; encoded by the coding sequence ATGGCGAAGTGGACCCCCAAGCACGAGGCGCCGGAGCCCCTGGAGGGCCCCGTCGTCGCCACCATCACGGGCGGCACGATCCTCTGGTTCGTCCTCTTCCTGGTGCAGCTGCCGTTCTACGGCTGGTACGACGACCACGGGCACACCTGGTGGCTGTGGACCTGTCTGGCCGGCGCCGGCCTCGGACTCATCGGCGTCTGGTATGTCCGCGGGCGCGACGCCGCGATCAAGCGGGCCGCGGCGGCGGGCACCGGGCCGTCGTCCACGGCAGCGGAGTAA
- a CDS encoding NCS2 family permease, with translation MSTSAATKAPAPQEPESRPARSALDRYFKISERGSSVPREIRGGLATFFAMAYIIVLNPIILGSAKDMYGHHLDNGQLVTATALTAAFTTLLMGVIGNVPIALAAGLGVNTVVALQLAPRMSWPDAMGMVVLAGFIVMLLVATGLRERVMNAVPLGLRKGISIGIGLFIMLIGLVDSGFVSRIPDVAQTTVPLQLGADGHLNGWPVLVFVLGTLLTLALIVRKVPGSILISIVTMTVLAVIVNAVAKVPSWGLTTPKWPGNPVATPDFGLVGKVSLFGGFGKVGVLTGILFVFTVLLSCFFDAMGTIMGVSDEAKLTDAQGNMPGINKVLFVDGIAVAAGGASSSSATTCFVESTAGVGEGARTGFANVVTGALFAIALFLTPIATMVPSQAATPALLAVGFLILSGSVREIDWADHTIAIPAFVTMVMMPFTYSITNGIGMGFITFVVLRLAAGRGRDIPVAMYVVSAVFAFYYLMPALGLT, from the coding sequence ATGTCCACCTCGGCCGCCACCAAGGCCCCCGCCCCGCAGGAGCCGGAGTCCCGGCCCGCGCGGAGCGCCCTCGACCGCTACTTCAAGATCTCCGAACGGGGCTCCAGCGTCCCGCGCGAGATCCGCGGCGGTCTCGCCACCTTCTTCGCGATGGCCTACATCATCGTGCTGAACCCGATCATCCTGGGCAGCGCGAAGGACATGTACGGGCACCACCTGGACAACGGTCAGCTGGTCACCGCGACCGCCCTGACCGCGGCCTTCACGACGCTCCTCATGGGTGTCATCGGCAACGTGCCGATCGCGCTCGCGGCCGGCCTCGGTGTGAACACGGTCGTCGCGCTCCAGCTCGCCCCGCGGATGTCCTGGCCGGACGCCATGGGCATGGTCGTGCTGGCCGGCTTCATCGTGATGCTGCTGGTCGCCACCGGGCTGCGCGAGCGCGTCATGAACGCGGTGCCGCTGGGGCTGCGCAAGGGCATCTCGATCGGTATCGGCCTGTTCATCATGCTGATCGGCCTGGTCGACTCCGGCTTCGTCTCCCGCATCCCGGACGTCGCCCAGACCACCGTGCCGCTGCAGCTCGGCGCCGACGGTCACCTCAACGGCTGGCCGGTGCTGGTCTTCGTCCTCGGCACGCTGCTCACGCTCGCGCTGATCGTGCGCAAGGTGCCGGGCTCGATCCTCATCTCGATCGTCACCATGACGGTCCTCGCGGTGATCGTCAACGCCGTCGCCAAGGTCCCCTCCTGGGGCCTGACCACCCCGAAGTGGCCGGGCAACCCGGTCGCCACCCCGGACTTCGGGCTCGTCGGCAAGGTCAGCCTCTTCGGCGGGTTCGGCAAGGTCGGTGTGCTGACCGGCATCCTCTTCGTCTTCACCGTGCTGCTGTCGTGCTTCTTCGACGCGATGGGCACGATCATGGGTGTCAGCGACGAGGCCAAGCTGACCGACGCGCAGGGCAACATGCCCGGCATCAACAAGGTCCTCTTCGTCGACGGCATCGCGGTCGCCGCGGGCGGCGCCAGCTCCTCCTCGGCCACCACCTGCTTCGTGGAGTCCACGGCGGGCGTCGGTGAGGGTGCGCGCACCGGCTTCGCGAACGTCGTCACCGGCGCGCTCTTCGCGATCGCGCTCTTCCTGACCCCCATCGCCACGATGGTCCCGTCCCAGGCCGCCACCCCCGCGCTGCTCGCGGTCGGCTTCCTGATCCTGTCCGGCTCGGTCCGCGAGATCGACTGGGCCGACCACACGATCGCGATCCCGGCCTTCGTGACGATGGTGATGATGCCGTTCACCTACTCGATCACGAACGGCATCGGCATGGGCTTCATCACCTTCGTGGTGCTGCGTCTCGCGGCCGGCCGGGGCCGCGACATCCCGGTCGCGATGTACGTGGTGTCGGCGGTCTTCGCCTTCTACTACCTGATGCCGGCCCTCGGCCTCACCTGA
- a CDS encoding calcium-binding protein, whose protein sequence is MRIRVTVAAATGALALSALAAPAAQAAEGPGATSVARSVVADAVKTPADESHGDTAISNVVVNGGKDIVLGTTTKKTFTVSFTAKDNSGVKWAQAILWHGANFDNLDGGAVADSSDGRAACTKVNATTSNCKAAFTVKADVDLVDSLAGGWKVWAIAQGTDADYVQKDNVKGFQIQRLSKLTVNAAPEPVKKGKTITVTGALTRASWNSGKYLGYTGQSVKLQFKKKGATTYTTVKTIKTTTAGALKTTVTASVDGAYRYSFAGTTTTPGVSATGDSVDVQ, encoded by the coding sequence ATGCGCATTCGAGTCACCGTGGCCGCCGCTACCGGCGCGCTGGCCCTCTCCGCCCTGGCCGCTCCGGCGGCGCAGGCCGCCGAGGGGCCCGGCGCCACCTCGGTCGCCCGCTCCGTCGTGGCCGACGCGGTGAAGACTCCCGCCGACGAGTCGCACGGCGACACCGCGATCTCGAACGTCGTGGTGAACGGCGGCAAGGACATCGTTCTCGGCACCACCACGAAGAAGACCTTCACCGTCTCCTTCACCGCGAAGGACAACTCGGGCGTCAAGTGGGCGCAGGCGATCCTGTGGCACGGCGCGAACTTCGACAACCTGGACGGCGGCGCCGTGGCCGACTCGTCCGACGGCCGCGCCGCCTGCACCAAGGTCAACGCCACCACGTCGAACTGCAAGGCGGCCTTCACCGTCAAGGCGGACGTCGACCTCGTCGACAGCCTGGCCGGCGGTTGGAAGGTCTGGGCGATCGCCCAGGGCACCGACGCCGACTACGTCCAGAAGGACAACGTCAAGGGCTTCCAGATCCAGCGCCTGTCCAAGCTGACGGTCAACGCGGCCCCGGAGCCGGTGAAGAAGGGCAAGACCATCACGGTCACCGGCGCTCTGACGCGCGCCAGCTGGAACTCCGGCAAGTACCTGGGCTACACCGGCCAGTCCGTGAAGCTCCAGTTCAAGAAGAAGGGCGCCACCACCTACACCACGGTCAAGACGATCAAGACGACCACGGCCGGCGCGCTGAAGACGACGGTCACGGCGTCCGTCGACGGCGCCTACCGCTACTCCTTCGCGGGCACGACGACCACCCCGGGCGTCAGCGCCACGGGTGACTCCGTCGACGTGCAGTAG
- a CDS encoding cation-translocating P-type ATPase — protein sequence MTHIDAGAELDPVHPVPLPALGRARGLSAAEVAERVARGEVNDVPVRSSRSLGEIVRANVFTRFNAIIGVLWLIMLSVAPFQDSLFGYVIIANTGIGIIQEWRAKKTLDSLAVIGEAKPTVRRDGVAAEVSTSRIVLGDVIEIGPGDKIVVDGTCVEADGLEIDESLLTGEADPVVKRRGAEVMSGSFVVAGGGAFTATKVGREAYAAQLAEEASRFTLVHSELRSGISTILKYVTWMMIPTAIGLVISQLVVKQHGFKDSVARTVGGIVPMVPEGLVLLTSVAFAIGVIRLGRKQCLVQELPAIEGLARIDTVCLDKTGTLTEGGMDVTELRPLGGADESYVRKVLGALGESDPRPNPSLRAIIDAYPDSEDWRCVESLPFSSARKYSGASFSEGDGEAGTWLLGAPDVLLPPDDPALAETERLNEEGLRVLLLVRATRDLDDPEVKKGARPTALVVLEQRLRPDAADTLRYFAEQDVRAKVLSGDNAVSVGAVAGKLGLSGEVVDARRLPDEREEMAKSLDKGTVFGRVTPQQKRDMVGALQSRGHTVAMTGDGVNDVLALKDADIGVSMGSGSEATRAVAQIVLLNNSFSTLPSVVAEGRRVIGNITRVATLFLVKTVYSVLLAVLVVCWRVEYPFLPRHLTLLSTLTIGIPAFFLALAPNTERARPHFVRRVMRYSIPGGVVAGVATFVTYLVARHHYTGPGELDAETSAATLTLFLISMWVLAIIARPYTWWRVALVASMGLAFVVVLIVPWLQHFFALKLVGVEMPWIAVGISVVAAAALELLWRGVDRRFPA from the coding sequence ATGACGCACATCGACGCGGGCGCGGAACTCGATCCTGTGCACCCCGTACCCCTCCCCGCTCTCGGGCGGGCCAGGGGGCTGTCCGCCGCCGAAGTGGCCGAAAGGGTGGCACGCGGCGAGGTCAACGACGTCCCGGTGCGCAGCAGCCGCTCGCTGGGCGAGATCGTCCGCGCGAACGTCTTCACCCGGTTCAACGCGATCATCGGTGTGCTCTGGCTGATCATGCTGTCCGTGGCCCCGTTCCAGGACAGCCTGTTCGGATACGTGATCATCGCCAACACCGGGATCGGCATCATCCAGGAGTGGCGGGCCAAGAAGACCCTGGACTCGCTCGCGGTGATCGGCGAGGCGAAGCCGACGGTGCGCAGGGACGGGGTCGCCGCCGAGGTCAGCACCTCGCGGATCGTGCTCGGGGACGTGATCGAGATCGGCCCCGGGGACAAGATCGTCGTCGACGGCACCTGCGTGGAGGCCGACGGCCTGGAGATCGACGAGTCACTGCTCACCGGCGAGGCCGACCCAGTGGTCAAACGCCGCGGGGCCGAGGTGATGTCGGGCAGTTTCGTGGTCGCGGGCGGCGGCGCGTTCACCGCGACGAAGGTGGGCCGCGAGGCGTACGCGGCCCAGCTCGCCGAGGAGGCGTCACGGTTCACGCTCGTCCACTCCGAGCTGCGCAGCGGTATCTCCACGATCCTCAAGTACGTGACCTGGATGATGATCCCGACCGCGATCGGACTGGTCATCAGCCAACTCGTGGTCAAGCAGCACGGCTTCAAGGACTCCGTCGCGCGGACGGTCGGCGGGATCGTGCCGATGGTCCCCGAGGGTCTGGTCCTCCTCACCTCCGTCGCCTTCGCGATCGGCGTCATCAGACTTGGCCGGAAACAGTGCCTCGTGCAGGAACTTCCGGCCATCGAGGGCCTCGCCCGCATCGACACCGTCTGCCTCGACAAGACCGGCACCCTCACCGAGGGCGGCATGGACGTCACCGAGCTGCGGCCACTGGGGGGTGCCGACGAGTCGTACGTGCGCAAGGTCCTCGGCGCGCTCGGCGAGTCCGACCCACGGCCCAACCCCTCCCTCCGGGCGATCATCGACGCCTACCCGGACAGCGAGGACTGGCGCTGCGTCGAGTCGCTGCCCTTCTCCTCGGCCCGCAAGTACAGCGGGGCGTCCTTCAGCGAGGGCGACGGCGAGGCCGGCACCTGGCTGCTCGGCGCCCCCGACGTGCTGCTGCCCCCCGACGACCCGGCGCTCGCCGAGACCGAGCGGCTGAACGAGGAGGGGCTGCGGGTCCTGCTGCTCGTCCGGGCCACCAGGGACCTCGACGATCCCGAGGTGAAGAAGGGCGCGCGGCCGACCGCGCTGGTCGTACTGGAGCAGCGGCTGCGCCCGGACGCGGCGGACACCCTGCGCTACTTCGCCGAGCAGGACGTCCGGGCGAAGGTCCTGTCCGGCGACAACGCGGTCTCGGTCGGCGCGGTGGCCGGCAAGCTCGGTCTGAGCGGCGAGGTCGTGGACGCGCGCAGGCTTCCCGACGAGCGGGAGGAGATGGCGAAGTCGCTGGACAAGGGCACGGTGTTCGGGCGGGTCACCCCGCAGCAGAAGCGCGACATGGTGGGCGCGCTGCAGTCGCGCGGCCACACGGTGGCGATGACGGGCGACGGTGTGAACGACGTCCTGGCCCTCAAGGACGCCGACATCGGCGTCTCCATGGGGTCGGGTTCGGAGGCGACCCGGGCGGTCGCCCAGATCGTGCTGCTCAACAACAGCTTCTCGACGCTGCCCTCGGTGGTCGCGGAGGGCCGCCGGGTCATCGGCAACATCACCCGGGTCGCGACCCTGTTCCTGGTGAAGACCGTCTATTCGGTGCTGCTCGCGGTGCTGGTGGTGTGCTGGCGGGTCGAATACCCCTTCCTTCCCCGGCACCTGACCCTGCTCTCCACCCTGACGATCGGCATCCCGGCGTTCTTCCTCGCGCTCGCCCCCAACACGGAGCGGGCGAGACCGCACTTCGTGCGCCGGGTCATGCGCTACTCGATCCCCGGCGGTGTCGTCGCCGGCGTCGCCACCTTCGTGACCTATCTGGTGGCCCGTCATCACTACACCGGGCCGGGCGAGTTGGACGCGGAGACCAGCGCCGCGACGCTGACGCTGTTCCTGATCTCGATGTGGGTGCTGGCGATCATCGCCCGGCCGTACACCTGGTGGCGCGTCGCCCTGGTGGCCTCGATGGGGCTGGCGTTCGTCGTCGTGCTGATCGTGCCGTGGCTCCAGCACTTCTTCGCCCTGAAGCTGGTGGGCGTGGAGATGCCGTGGATCGCGGTGGGCATCTCGGTGGTCGCGGCGGCCGCCCTGGAACTCCTGTGGAGAGGGGTGGACCGCCGCTTTCCCGCGTGA